A stretch of the Actinotalea sp. JY-7876 genome encodes the following:
- the tsf gene encoding translation elongation factor Ts, translating to MANYTAADIKALRERTGAGMLDVKKALDEADGDAEKALEIIRVKGLKGVSKREGRAASDGLVAAEVVDGPQGQTGVLIELNSETDFVAKNDTFLALAQKVLAAAVAAGTDDVAAVLASTIDGRTVSETIDETAATLGEKVVLRRIARVTAPVVSVYLHKVNKDLPAQVGVLLGTDEAGAPVARDIAMHIAAFSPTYLTRDEVPAETVEAERRISEETARNEGKPEAALGKIVEGRLNGFFKENVLLDQAYAKENKKSVGQVLTEAGGTATGFARFRVGA from the coding sequence ATGGCGAACTACACCGCCGCTGACATCAAGGCCCTGCGCGAGCGCACCGGCGCCGGCATGCTCGACGTCAAGAAGGCGCTCGACGAGGCCGACGGTGACGCCGAGAAGGCGCTCGAGATCATCCGCGTCAAGGGCCTCAAGGGCGTGAGCAAGCGCGAGGGCCGGGCCGCGTCCGACGGCCTCGTCGCCGCCGAGGTCGTCGACGGTCCGCAGGGCCAGACGGGTGTGCTCATCGAGCTCAACTCCGAGACGGACTTCGTCGCGAAGAACGACACCTTCCTCGCGCTCGCCCAGAAGGTCCTCGCCGCCGCGGTGGCCGCGGGCACCGACGACGTCGCCGCGGTCCTCGCGTCGACGATCGACGGCCGCACGGTCTCCGAGACCATCGACGAGACGGCCGCGACGCTGGGCGAGAAGGTCGTCCTGCGCCGCATCGCGCGGGTCACCGCGCCGGTGGTCAGCGTGTACCTGCACAAGGTCAACAAGGACCTCCCGGCCCAGGTCGGCGTCCTGCTCGGCACGGACGAGGCGGGCGCGCCCGTCGCGCGCGACATCGCGATGCACATCGCGGCGTTCTCGCCGACGTACCTCACGCGCGACGAGGTCCCGGCCGAGACGGTCGAGGCCGAGCGCCGCATCTCCGAGGAGACGGCGCGCAACGAGGGCAAGCCGGAGGCCGCGCTCGGCAAGATCGTCGAGGGTCGCCTCAACGGCTTCTTCAAGGAGAACGTGCTGCTCGACCAGGCGTACGCCAAGGAGAACAAGAAGTCGGTGGGCCAGGTGCTGACCGAGGCCGGTGGCACGGCCACGGGCTTCGCCCGCTTCCGCGTCGGAGCCTGA
- the dprA gene encoding DNA-processing protein DprA, translated as MTGVPRDVPHDEASHDEASYDEVAARVAWSRLTEPGDVVAGALVAALGAPDALAWLREVAPAVRAGRQVDVPGAGESGRRLTAAALRWAGRLDGLDVERDLRHAQRLGVTVLVPGAAGWPSGLDDLGAAAPACLWVRGTSDLARLCARSVALIGARACTAYGEHVTAQVASGVADAGWTVVSGGAYGIDAVAHRVALASAAPTVAFLAGGVDRPYPAGNARLLAAMADGGGAVVSEVPPGSVPSRSRFLLRNRLIAGAARATVVLEAAWRSGALSTAGHAAGLLRPVGAVPGPVTSAASAGCHRLLRDGLAVCVTDAAEVLELAGGLDAARAGAPPGGRSDARPGAARDRHARLDLGGLDDAARRTLDALPVRQGARLDALARVAGLSGPEVAGALGALELAGLATEVTGGWRRADRPGPGRTGAIRTEDWDLPAQGG; from the coding sequence ATGACGGGTGTCCCGCGCGACGTCCCGCACGACGAGGCCTCCCACGACGAGGCCTCCTACGACGAGGTCGCGGCGCGGGTGGCGTGGAGCCGGCTCACCGAGCCCGGCGACGTCGTCGCCGGGGCGCTGGTGGCCGCCCTCGGCGCGCCGGACGCGCTCGCCTGGCTGCGCGAGGTCGCGCCCGCGGTGCGCGCGGGCCGGCAGGTGGACGTGCCGGGCGCGGGGGAGTCGGGCCGACGCCTGACGGCCGCGGCGCTGCGGTGGGCCGGACGGCTCGACGGGCTGGACGTCGAGCGCGACCTGCGCCACGCGCAGCGCCTCGGCGTCACGGTGCTGGTGCCCGGCGCCGCCGGCTGGCCGAGCGGCCTCGACGACCTCGGTGCCGCGGCGCCCGCGTGCCTGTGGGTGCGCGGGACGAGCGACCTGGCCCGGCTGTGCGCACGGTCCGTGGCGCTCATCGGCGCCCGCGCGTGCACGGCCTACGGCGAGCACGTCACCGCCCAGGTGGCCTCGGGCGTCGCGGACGCCGGCTGGACGGTGGTCTCCGGCGGCGCGTACGGCATCGACGCGGTGGCCCACCGGGTCGCCCTCGCGAGCGCGGCGCCGACCGTCGCCTTCCTCGCGGGCGGCGTGGACCGCCCGTACCCGGCCGGCAACGCCCGCCTCCTCGCGGCCATGGCCGACGGCGGCGGCGCGGTCGTCAGCGAGGTGCCGCCCGGCTCGGTGCCGAGCCGCTCGCGGTTCCTCCTGCGCAACCGCCTCATCGCCGGCGCCGCGCGCGCCACCGTCGTCCTCGAGGCGGCGTGGCGGTCCGGCGCGCTCAGCACGGCCGGCCACGCGGCGGGCCTGCTGCGACCCGTGGGTGCCGTGCCCGGGCCGGTGACGTCAGCGGCGTCCGCCGGTTGCCACCGGCTCCTGCGCGACGGGCTCGCCGTGTGCGTGACGGACGCCGCGGAGGTCCTCGAGCTCGCCGGAGGCCTCGACGCCGCGCGAGCGGGCGCGCCTCCCGGCGGTCGGAGCGACGCGCGACCGGGGGCCGCGCGGGACCGGCACGCCAGACTCGACCTCGGCGGTCTCGACGACGCGGCCCGGCGCACGCTGGACGCGCTGCCGGTGCGGCAGGGGGCGCGGCTCGACGCGCTCGCCCGGGTCGCGGGGCTGTCCGGCCCCGAGGTCGCCGGCGCCCTGGGTGCCCTGGAGCTGGCGGGTCTGGCGACCGAGGTCACGGGTGGGTGGCGGCGGGCGGATCGTCCTGGACCGGGACGGACCGGGGCGATCCGGACGGAGGATTGGGATCTTCCGGCACAGGGCGGGTGA
- a CDS encoding phosphatidate cytidylyltransferase, translating into MGESAGLEAHPRAVTSTPRAGRDLPLAVGVGLALLAAVAGSLLFRKEGFILLAAVACGLALWELAHAFLRRGIHLPLLPLLVGLAGILVSSYTAGAEALLVSFMLTVGGVVVWRVLDGSGPAALRDASAGAFAAAYIPFMAGFVMLMLAEPDGAGRVALFVLLAVANDTGGYIAGVLAGRHPLAPSVSPKKSWEGLAGSLLLASGVGAAGMHLFLDASPAFGIVLGVAAVLTATLGDLAESLIKRDLALKDMGRLLPGHGGVLDRLDSMLLTAPLVYLLLLVALPAGGVAA; encoded by the coding sequence ATGGGTGAGTCAGCCGGTCTCGAGGCGCACCCGCGCGCTGTGACGAGCACACCGCGCGCCGGACGCGACCTGCCCCTCGCCGTCGGCGTGGGGCTGGCGCTGCTGGCGGCGGTCGCGGGGTCTCTGCTCTTCCGCAAGGAGGGCTTCATCCTCCTCGCGGCCGTCGCCTGCGGCCTGGCGCTGTGGGAGCTCGCGCACGCCTTCCTGCGGCGCGGCATCCACCTGCCGCTCCTGCCGCTGCTCGTCGGCCTCGCGGGCATCCTCGTCTCGTCCTACACGGCGGGCGCCGAGGCGCTGCTGGTCTCGTTCATGCTCACGGTCGGCGGCGTCGTCGTCTGGCGCGTGCTCGACGGGTCGGGGCCCGCGGCGCTGCGGGATGCGTCGGCGGGGGCGTTCGCCGCCGCGTACATCCCCTTCATGGCCGGCTTCGTCATGCTGATGCTCGCGGAGCCGGACGGCGCCGGCCGGGTCGCGCTCTTCGTGCTCCTCGCCGTGGCCAACGACACCGGCGGCTACATCGCGGGCGTCCTGGCGGGCCGGCACCCCCTGGCGCCCTCGGTCAGCCCGAAGAAGTCGTGGGAAGGGCTGGCCGGGTCGCTCCTGCTCGCGAGCGGCGTCGGCGCCGCGGGGATGCACCTGTTCCTCGACGCGTCGCCGGCCTTCGGCATCGTCCTGGGCGTGGCGGCGGTGCTGACCGCGACGCTCGGCGACCTGGCCGAGTCGCTCATCAAGCGCGACCTGGCGCTCAAGGACATGGGTCGGCTGCTGCCCGGCCACGGCGGCGTCCTGGACCGCCTGGACTCCATGCTGCTCACGGCGCCGCTCGTGTACCTCCTCCTCCTCGTGGCGTTGCCTGCCGGCGGCGTCGCGGCCTGA
- a CDS encoding DUF2469 domain-containing protein, with translation MSAEDLENYETDMELALYREYRDVVGVFSYVVETERRFYLANQVDLQVRSAAGEVYFELTLNDAWVWDVYRSARFVKSVRVVTFKDVNVEELAKTELDLPDGGTFRR, from the coding sequence GTGAGCGCGGAGGACCTGGAGAACTACGAGACCGACATGGAGCTCGCGCTCTACCGCGAGTACCGGGACGTCGTGGGCGTCTTCTCCTACGTGGTCGAGACCGAGCGGCGCTTCTACCTGGCCAACCAGGTCGACCTGCAGGTGCGCTCCGCCGCCGGCGAGGTGTACTTCGAGCTCACCCTCAACGACGCCTGGGTGTGGGACGTCTACCGGTCGGCGCGGTTCGTGAAGTCCGTCCGCGTGGTGACCTTCAAGGACGTCAACGTCGAGGAGCTCGCCAAGACGGAGCTCGACCTGCCCGACGGCGGCACCTTCCGCCGCTGA
- the whiG gene encoding RNA polymerase sigma factor WhiG yields the protein MAAESRTRSPRSTRPSGDVVPRPHAEGAAEDAIRISSLWAVFKETGDRGARERLILHYAPLVTMVAARVGAGLPSMVEQADLVSYGMFGLIDAIEKFETDRAVKFETYASSRVRGAIIDELRAIDWIPRSVRTKARAVDRAFAELEGELRRPPTEQEVAARLEIGVVELRAVFTQLSTVNVAALDEMLGGGSDRGDSLSLLDTLEDPGAPDPVGNVEAQEMKIVLARAIERLGEREKLVLVLYYYEGMTLAEIGRILGVTESRISQMHTAAMLRLRTTLQEQDRV from the coding sequence ATGGCAGCAGAGTCCCGGACCCGGTCACCGAGGAGCACGCGCCCTTCGGGCGATGTCGTCCCGCGCCCGCACGCCGAGGGCGCCGCCGAGGACGCCATCCGCATCAGCTCGCTGTGGGCCGTGTTCAAGGAGACCGGCGACCGCGGCGCGCGCGAGCGACTGATCCTGCACTACGCGCCGCTGGTGACGATGGTGGCCGCGCGCGTGGGGGCCGGGCTGCCCAGCATGGTCGAGCAGGCGGACCTCGTGTCCTACGGGATGTTCGGCCTCATCGACGCGATCGAGAAGTTCGAGACGGACCGCGCGGTCAAGTTCGAGACCTACGCCAGCTCGCGCGTCCGCGGGGCCATCATCGACGAGCTCCGCGCCATCGACTGGATCCCGCGGTCCGTGCGCACCAAGGCCCGCGCCGTGGACCGCGCGTTCGCCGAGCTCGAGGGCGAGCTGCGCCGGCCGCCCACGGAGCAGGAGGTCGCGGCGCGCCTGGAGATCGGCGTGGTGGAGCTGCGCGCCGTCTTCACCCAGCTGTCGACGGTCAACGTCGCTGCCCTCGACGAGATGCTCGGCGGCGGCTCGGATCGCGGTGACTCCCTCTCGCTGCTCGACACCCTGGAGGACCCGGGCGCGCCCGACCCGGTCGGCAACGTCGAGGCGCAGGAGATGAAGATCGTCCTGGCGCGGGCGATCGAGCGGCTCGGCGAGCGCGAGAAGCTCGTGCTGGTCCTGTACTACTACGAGGGCATGACCCTCGCGGAGATCGGCCGCATCCTCGGCGTCACGGAGTCCCGGATCTCCCAGATGCACACCGCGGCGATGCTGCGGCTGCGCACCACCCTCCAGGAGCAGGACCGGGTCTGA
- the rpsB gene encoding 30S ribosomal protein S2 has protein sequence MAVVTMRQMLESGVHFGHQTRRWNPKMKRFILTERNGIYIVDLQQSLGYIDRAYEFVKETVAHGGTILFVGTKKQAQEPVAEQAARVGMPYVNQRWLGGMLTNFQTVNKRLQRLKELEEIDFDDVAGSAFTKKELLIMRRERDKLSKTLGGIRDMAKVPSAVWIVDTNKEHLAVDEARKLGIPVVAILDTNCDPDVVDYQIPGNDDAIRAVTLLTRVIADAAAEGLIARHSSRTGATEGAPAVEAEPLAEWERELLAGAGDAGAEVQTEPKVAERGDHHEPSSAVVSDDLPATAEAAAAEVESPVEAIGTTEQGAPTGQDAAPAAEVEGVSELAADLAADDSAK, from the coding sequence ATGGCCGTCGTGACCATGCGCCAGATGCTCGAGAGCGGTGTCCACTTCGGGCACCAGACCCGCCGCTGGAACCCGAAGATGAAGCGGTTCATCCTCACCGAGCGCAACGGCATCTACATCGTCGACCTCCAGCAGTCGCTGGGTTACATCGACCGCGCCTACGAGTTCGTCAAGGAGACGGTCGCCCACGGCGGGACGATCCTCTTCGTCGGCACCAAGAAGCAGGCGCAGGAGCCCGTCGCCGAGCAGGCCGCGCGCGTCGGCATGCCGTACGTGAACCAGCGCTGGCTCGGTGGCATGCTCACCAACTTCCAGACGGTCAACAAGCGGCTCCAGCGCCTCAAGGAGCTCGAGGAGATCGACTTCGACGACGTCGCGGGCAGCGCCTTCACCAAGAAGGAGCTCCTGATCATGCGTCGCGAGCGCGACAAGCTCTCGAAGACGCTCGGCGGCATCCGCGACATGGCGAAGGTCCCCTCCGCCGTGTGGATCGTCGACACGAACAAGGAGCACCTCGCCGTCGACGAGGCGCGCAAGCTCGGCATCCCGGTCGTCGCGATCCTCGACACGAACTGCGACCCGGACGTCGTCGACTACCAGATCCCGGGCAACGACGACGCGATCCGCGCCGTCACGCTGCTGACGCGGGTCATCGCGGACGCCGCGGCGGAGGGCCTCATCGCCCGCCACTCGAGCCGGACGGGCGCCACCGAGGGTGCGCCGGCCGTCGAGGCCGAGCCGCTCGCCGAGTGGGAGCGCGAGCTCCTCGCCGGTGCCGGCGACGCCGGTGCCGAGGTGCAGACGGAACCCAAGGTCGCCGAGCGCGGGGACCACCACGAGCCGAGCAGCGCCGTCGTGTCCGACGACCTGCCGGCGACGGCCGAGGCCGCCGCGGCCGAGGTGGAGAGCCCGGTCGAGGCGATCGGCACCACGGAGCAGGGTGCGCCCACCGGCCAGGACGCGGCCCCCGCGGCCGAGGTCGAGGGTGTCTCCGAGCTCGCCGCCGACCTCGCCGCGGACGACAGCGCCAAGTGA
- a CDS encoding M23 family metallopeptidase, with product MTTPPRRPGPMPDPLPLPHPTGTRVRARPARRSAAARRPLVLALALALACAGAAAAPVAGTPAPPSTGPPRAAGGARPAPTGLPGVAAVVARLAHLTDAAPPSVAPGWTPPVAPAALRARFDPPAERWSAGHRGVDLDAPAGTAVLAPAAGTVVVAGVVVDRGVVTLQHDDGLRSSLEPVTGAPAVGTRVAPGDVVGRVQDGPARSHCTPRCLHWGVRDGEVYVDPLGLLPGGGPVVLLPGPVRGTA from the coding sequence ATGACGACGCCGCCGCGACGCCCCGGACCGATGCCCGACCCGCTCCCGCTCCCGCACCCCACCGGTACGCGGGTCCGCGCCCGGCCGGCGCGCCGCTCCGCCGCTGCTCGGCGTCCGCTCGTGCTCGCGCTCGCCCTCGCGCTCGCGTGCGCGGGCGCTGCGGCTGCACCGGTCGCCGGTACGCCGGCTCCGCCGAGCACCGGGCCCCCGCGTGCCGCCGGTGGCGCACGCCCCGCCCCCACCGGCCTCCCGGGCGTGGCCGCCGTCGTGGCGCGCCTGGCCCACCTCACGGACGCGGCACCACCGTCCGTCGCGCCGGGATGGACCCCGCCCGTCGCGCCGGCCGCGCTGCGCGCGCGGTTCGACCCGCCCGCCGAGCGCTGGTCCGCCGGGCACCGGGGCGTCGACCTGGACGCCCCGGCCGGCACGGCGGTGCTCGCGCCCGCCGCGGGGACGGTCGTGGTCGCCGGCGTCGTGGTGGACCGCGGGGTCGTGACGCTCCAGCACGACGACGGGCTCCGCTCGAGCCTGGAGCCCGTCACGGGTGCGCCCGCCGTGGGCACCCGGGTCGCACCGGGCGACGTCGTGGGGCGCGTGCAGGACGGGCCGGCGCGCTCCCACTGCACGCCGCGGTGCCTGCACTGGGGCGTGCGGGACGGCGAGGTCTACGTCGACCCGCTGGGGCTCCTCCCGGGAGGGGGACCCGTGGTCCTGCTGCCCGGCCCGGTCCGGGGCACGGCGTGA
- the frr gene encoding ribosome recycling factor: MIDDTLLEAEEKMDKAIEVAKEDFATIRTGRANAAMFTKIVVDYYGAPTPLQQLASFTTPEARTIIVSPFDQSSLGNIERALRDSDLGVNPSNDGKMIRIVLPQLTQERRRDYVKLAKTKAEDARVSVRNIRRRAKEELDRIVKDGEAGEDEVQRAEKELEALTKRHTDLIDQILAAKESELLEV, translated from the coding sequence GTGATCGACGACACCCTCCTCGAGGCCGAGGAGAAGATGGACAAGGCGATCGAGGTCGCGAAGGAGGATTTCGCGACCATCCGCACCGGCCGTGCGAACGCCGCGATGTTCACGAAGATCGTCGTCGACTACTACGGTGCGCCGACGCCGCTGCAGCAGCTCGCGTCGTTCACGACGCCCGAGGCACGCACGATCATCGTCTCCCCGTTCGACCAGTCCTCGCTGGGCAACATCGAGCGTGCGCTGCGCGACTCGGACCTGGGCGTGAACCCGAGCAACGACGGCAAGATGATCCGGATCGTCCTGCCGCAGCTGACGCAGGAGCGGCGCCGCGACTACGTCAAGCTCGCCAAGACCAAGGCGGAGGACGCGCGCGTCTCGGTGCGCAACATCCGTCGTCGCGCCAAGGAGGAGCTGGACCGCATCGTCAAGGACGGCGAGGCGGGCGAGGACGAGGTGCAGCGGGCGGAGAAGGAGCTCGAGGCGCTCACGAAGCGCCACACGGACCTCATCGACCAGATCCTCGCGGCCAAGGAGAGCGAGCTGCTCGAGGTCTGA
- a CDS encoding YraN family protein — protein sequence MRAKDAVGRYGENVAASYLAAAGWQVVDRNWRGPSGELDIVALHGDELVVVEVKTRSGDGFGHPAEAVTPAKLARLRRLAAQWLDAHELHPRSVRIDVVAVRTARRGAATVEHLTGVA from the coding sequence ATGAGAGCCAAGGACGCCGTCGGGCGCTACGGGGAGAACGTCGCGGCGTCCTACCTCGCGGCCGCGGGCTGGCAGGTGGTGGACCGGAACTGGCGCGGGCCGTCGGGGGAGCTCGACATCGTCGCCCTGCACGGTGACGAGCTGGTCGTGGTCGAGGTCAAGACGCGCTCCGGCGACGGCTTCGGGCACCCGGCCGAGGCGGTGACGCCCGCGAAGTTGGCGCGTCTGCGGCGCCTCGCCGCCCAGTGGCTGGACGCGCACGAGCTGCACCCGCGCAGCGTGCGGATCGACGTCGTCGCGGTGCGGACCGCCCGGCGCGGTGCCGCGACGGTCGAGCACCTGACCGGGGTCGCGTGA
- a CDS encoding tyrosine recombinase XerC: MPPTDDVRTASTDAVVDAFAQHLAVARGMSPHTVRAYRGDLQHVLAFARRRGVAWQDVDLALLRAWLAAMVSGGLARATIARRGAAVRAFFAWAAGEGLIPADPAVRLVTAQPGDQLPTALALAPAARLVDVSRATAEATGEPGALRDWVVLELLYATGVRVGELVGADVHDVDRSGRLLRVMGKGAKERVVPFGVPAARALDAWLDRGRPALVVPTTGPALLLGTRGGRMDQRQVRTLVHRAALAAGVDDVSPHALRHTAATHLVQGGSDLRSVQEILGHATLATTQRYTHVSPDRLRSSYLQAHPRA, from the coding sequence ATGCCCCCGACCGACGACGTGCGGACCGCGTCGACCGATGCGGTCGTCGACGCGTTCGCGCAGCACCTCGCGGTGGCACGGGGCATGTCGCCGCACACCGTGCGGGCCTACCGGGGCGACCTGCAGCACGTGCTGGCCTTCGCGCGGCGACGCGGCGTGGCGTGGCAGGACGTCGACCTGGCCCTGCTGCGCGCCTGGCTCGCCGCCATGGTGAGCGGCGGCCTGGCGCGCGCGACGATCGCGCGTCGGGGGGCCGCGGTCCGTGCCTTCTTCGCGTGGGCGGCGGGTGAGGGGCTGATCCCGGCCGACCCCGCCGTCCGCCTGGTCACCGCGCAGCCGGGCGACCAGCTCCCCACGGCGCTCGCGCTCGCCCCGGCGGCGCGTCTGGTGGACGTCTCCCGCGCGACCGCGGAGGCGACGGGGGAGCCCGGGGCCCTGCGGGACTGGGTCGTCCTCGAGCTGCTCTACGCCACCGGGGTGCGCGTCGGCGAGCTGGTCGGTGCGGACGTGCACGACGTCGACCGCTCGGGTCGGCTGCTGCGGGTCATGGGCAAGGGCGCCAAGGAGCGCGTCGTCCCCTTCGGCGTCCCCGCCGCGCGCGCCCTGGACGCGTGGCTCGACCGGGGCCGCCCCGCGCTGGTCGTCCCGACGACCGGCCCGGCCCTGCTGCTCGGGACGCGCGGGGGCCGCATGGACCAGCGTCAGGTCCGTACCCTCGTGCACCGGGCCGCCCTCGCGGCAGGCGTGGACGACGTCTCCCCGCACGCGCTGCGACACACCGCTGCGACGCACCTCGTGCAGGGAGGCTCGGATCTGCGTAGCGTTCAGGAGATCTTGGGCCACGCGACCCTCGCGACGACCCAGCGCTACACGCACGTCAGTCCGGACCGCCTGCGGTCGTCGTACCTTCAAGCCCACCCCCGAGCCTGA
- a CDS encoding YifB family Mg chelatase-like AAA ATPase, with product MGLGRTRAVCLVGLTGHLVEVEAHLAASLPGFSLVGLPDASLAEARDRVRAGVTSSGLGWPSRRITVNLSPASLPKGGASFDLAIAVAVLAGAGVCDPARTADRVHLGELGLDGRLRPVRGVLPAVAAAVAAGFPRVVVPTANAEEARLVPGAEVWSAASLAEVAVAHGAELDELPDVEPALAETAPPRGRAAPDLVDVVGQRTARWALEVAAAGGHHLLMVGPPGAGKTMLAERLPGLLPDLDEQEAVEVTAVHSVAGTFRPQDGLLRRPPFENPHHTATPAAVVGGGSGLPRPGAASRAHRGVLFMDEAPEFSTRVLQTLRQPLEDGELVIHRSGGSARFPARFQLVLAANACPCGRSVGKGLSCECTALQRRRYFARLSGPLLDRVDLQLEVLPVTRADRHGAGDPEPTVAVAARVARARAAARTRLAGTPWRTNGEVTGAWLRAHGGPGTHRDLDRALDTGLLSLRGADRVLRVAWTLADLAGLERPGPPQVAQALVLRTRGQVAS from the coding sequence ATGGGGCTGGGGCGCACGCGCGCCGTCTGCCTCGTCGGCCTCACCGGGCACCTCGTCGAGGTCGAGGCGCACCTGGCGGCGTCCCTGCCCGGGTTCTCGCTCGTCGGCCTGCCCGACGCCTCCCTCGCGGAGGCGCGCGACCGCGTGCGGGCCGGCGTGACCTCCTCGGGGCTCGGCTGGCCGTCGCGCCGCATCACGGTCAACCTCTCCCCGGCGTCGCTGCCCAAGGGCGGCGCGTCCTTCGACCTGGCGATCGCGGTCGCGGTGCTCGCGGGCGCCGGCGTCTGCGACCCCGCCCGGACGGCGGACCGGGTGCACCTCGGCGAGCTGGGGCTCGACGGCCGCCTGCGGCCCGTGCGCGGCGTCCTCCCGGCCGTCGCGGCCGCGGTCGCCGCCGGCTTCCCGCGCGTGGTGGTCCCGACCGCGAACGCGGAGGAGGCCCGGCTCGTGCCCGGCGCGGAGGTCTGGTCGGCGGCGTCGCTGGCCGAGGTCGCGGTCGCCCACGGCGCCGAGCTCGACGAGCTCCCGGACGTCGAGCCCGCGCTCGCCGAGACCGCGCCGCCGCGGGGCCGGGCGGCACCGGACCTGGTGGACGTCGTCGGGCAGCGCACCGCGCGGTGGGCGCTCGAGGTGGCCGCGGCCGGCGGGCACCACCTGCTCATGGTCGGCCCGCCCGGCGCCGGCAAGACGATGCTGGCCGAGCGGCTCCCGGGCCTGCTGCCGGACCTCGACGAGCAGGAGGCGGTCGAGGTCACAGCGGTGCACTCGGTCGCGGGCACCTTCCGGCCCCAGGACGGGCTGCTGCGCCGGCCACCGTTCGAGAACCCCCACCACACCGCGACGCCGGCGGCGGTGGTCGGCGGCGGCTCCGGACTGCCACGGCCGGGGGCGGCGTCGCGGGCGCACCGCGGGGTCCTGTTCATGGACGAGGCGCCGGAGTTCTCGACCCGGGTGCTGCAGACGCTGCGCCAGCCGCTCGAGGACGGCGAGCTCGTGATCCACCGCTCGGGAGGCAGCGCGCGCTTCCCGGCCCGCTTCCAGCTGGTCCTGGCCGCCAACGCGTGCCCGTGCGGCCGATCGGTCGGCAAGGGGCTGTCGTGCGAGTGCACGGCGCTCCAGCGCCGCCGCTACTTCGCCCGCCTGTCCGGTCCGCTGCTGGACCGGGTGGACCTCCAGCTCGAGGTCCTGCCGGTGACGCGGGCCGACCGCCACGGCGCCGGTGACCCGGAGCCCACCGTCGCCGTCGCGGCGCGGGTGGCGCGGGCCCGTGCGGCGGCGCGGACGAGGCTGGCGGGGACGCCGTGGCGCACCAACGGCGAGGTCACGGGCGCCTGGCTGCGCGCGCACGGCGGGCCGGGCACCCACCGGGACCTGGACCGCGCGCTCGACACCGGGCTCCTCAGCCTGCGCGGCGCCGACCGCGTGCTGCGCGTCGCGTGGACCCTCGCCGACCTCGCCGGACTGGAGCGGCCGGGGCCGCCCCAGGTGGCCCAGGCGCTCGTCCTGCGGACCCGCGGGCAGGTGGCCTCATGA
- the pyrH gene encoding UMP kinase, which translates to MTPAPVTVVVPDDHVADQPARRVLLKLSGETFGGGTIGLAPDVVRRVAVEIAEAVRSGVQVAIVVGGGNFFRGAELSQSGLDRARADYMGMLGTVLNCLALQDFLEQAGVSTRVQTAIAMGQVAEPYIPLRAIRHLEKGRVVIFGAGAGMPYFSTDTVAVQRALETHCQEVLMGKNGVDGVYSADPRTDPAAVRLEELTYTQALVEGLEVMDATALSLCRDNDVHMRVFGMGEAGNVTRALRGERIGTLLTAG; encoded by the coding sequence GTGACCCCCGCTCCCGTGACCGTGGTCGTCCCCGACGACCACGTGGCAGACCAGCCCGCGCGGCGCGTGCTCCTCAAGCTCTCGGGCGAGACCTTCGGCGGCGGCACGATCGGCCTCGCGCCGGACGTCGTGCGCCGGGTGGCCGTGGAGATCGCCGAGGCGGTCCGCTCCGGCGTCCAGGTCGCGATCGTCGTCGGGGGAGGCAACTTCTTCCGCGGCGCCGAGCTGTCGCAGAGCGGCCTCGACCGGGCCCGCGCCGACTACATGGGCATGCTCGGCACGGTCCTCAACTGCCTGGCCCTGCAGGACTTCCTGGAGCAGGCCGGGGTCAGCACGCGCGTGCAGACCGCCATCGCCATGGGGCAGGTCGCCGAGCCGTACATCCCGCTGCGTGCGATCCGGCACCTCGAGAAGGGCCGCGTCGTGATCTTCGGCGCGGGCGCCGGCATGCCGTACTTCTCGACCGACACGGTCGCCGTGCAGCGCGCGCTCGAGACGCACTGCCAGGAGGTGCTCATGGGCAAGAACGGCGTCGACGGCGTCTACTCGGCGGACCCGCGCACCGACCCGGCGGCGGTGCGGCTCGAGGAGCTGACCTACACCCAGGCGCTGGTCGAGGGCCTCGAGGTCATGGACGCCACCGCGCTGAGCCTGTGCCGTGACAACGACGTGCACATGCGCGTGTTCGGCATGGGTGAGGCGGGCAACGTCACCCGTGCGCTGAGGGGTGAGAGGATCGGGACGCTGCTCACCGCGGGCTGA